In the genome of Penaeus vannamei isolate JL-2024 chromosome 26, ASM4276789v1, whole genome shotgun sequence, one region contains:
- the LOC113815845 gene encoding zinc transporter 7 has translation MISVRAVLVVVALIALASVALAMPGYGGYRPSYHGSSHGFHGSSHGSFGSHGSFGSHGSFGSHGSYHRPSSGYYRPHGHRW, from the exons ATGATTTCCGTACGAGCTGTT ctggTCGTCGTGGCCCTGATCGCCCTCGCGTCCGTGGCCCTCGCGATGCCAGGCTACGGAGGCTACAGGCCGTCTTACCACGGCTCTTCCCACGGCTTCCACGGCTCGTCCCATGGCTCCTTCGGCTCTCACGGCTCCTTCGGCTCCCACGGCTCCTTCGGCTCCCACGGCTCCTACCACCGACCCTCCTCCGGATACTACAG GCCCCACGGACACCGCTGGTGA
- the LOC113815844 gene encoding keratin, type II cytoskeletal 1 has product MISVRTVLVVVALIALASVALAMPGYGGYRPSYHGSSHGFHGSSHGSFGSHGSFGSHGSFGSYHRPSSGYYRPHGHRW; this is encoded by the exons ATGATTTCCGTTAGAACTGTT CTGGTCGTCGTGGCCCTGATCGCCCTCGCGTCCGTGGCCCTCGCGATGCCAGGCTACGGAGGCTACAGGCCGTCTTACCACGGCTCTTCCCACGGCTTCCACGGCTCGTCCCATGGCTCCTTCGGCTCTCACGGCTCCTTCGGCTCCCACGGCTCCTTCGGCTCCTACCACCGACCCTCCTCCGGATACTACAG GCCCCACGGACACCGCTGGTGA